From Etheostoma cragini isolate CJK2018 chromosome 10, CSU_Ecrag_1.0, whole genome shotgun sequence, the proteins below share one genomic window:
- the cul4b gene encoding cullin-4B → MFPTGLSTPNPPPPPTQEARTAATDVKNDSGNITSPKKRKINGSEKEDTSDTISSSPPKTLNSSSSSSSSSSPCSPTSLHIQKKLRFEDSVDFIGLDVKMAEEAAAASCSNNKSKAVFLPGGVGHHANGLTKPAGSGTFSNSKPGAAKKLVIKNFKEKPKLPENYTQETWQKLKEAVEAIQNSTSIKYNLEELYQAVENLCSHKISAKLYKQLRAVCEDHIKAQIDQFREDALDSVLFLKKIDKCWQDHCRQMIMIRSIFLFLDRTYVLQNSMLPSIWDMGLELFRFYIISDLKVQSKTIDGILLLIERERNGEAIDRSLLRSLLSMLSDLQIYQDSFEQRFLEETNCLYAAEGQRLMQQREVPEYLHHVNKRLEEEADRVITYLDQSTQKPLIATVEKQLLGEHLTATLQKGLTHLLDENRIQDLSLLYQLFSRVRGGVQVLLQHWIEYIKAFGSTIVINPEKDKTMVQELLDFKDKVDHVIDICFMKNEKFVNAMKEAFETFINKRPNKPAELIAKHVDSKLRAGNKEATDEELEKMLDKIMIIFRFIYGKDVFEAFYKKDLAKRLLVGKSASVDAEKSMLSKLKHECGAAFTSKLEGMFKDMELSKDIMVQFKQYMQCQNIPGNIELTVNILTMGYWPTYVPMEVHLPPEMVRLQEIFKTFYLGKHSGRKLQWQSTLGHCVLKAEYKEGKKELQVSLFQTLVLLMFNEGEEFTLEEIKLATGIEDSELRRTLQSLACGKARVLTKIPKSKDVEDGDKFSCNDDFKHKLFRIKINQIQMKETVEEQASTTERVFQDRQYQIDAAIVRIMKMRKTLSHNLLMSEVYNQLKFPVKPADLKKRIESLIDRDYMERDKENPNQYNYVA, encoded by the exons atgtttccaaCAGGTTTATCTACCCCTAATCCCCCACCACCGCCAACCCAGGAGGCTAGAACAGCGGCTACTGATGTCAAAAACGACAGCGGTAACATTACATCTCCgaagaagaggaaaataaacGGCTCAGAGAAGGAAGACACTTCTGACACGATTTCTTCCTCGCCTCCCAAGACCCTGaattcctcctcttcttcttcatcctcctcctccccctgctCTCCCACTTCGCTGCACATCCAGAAGAAGTTAAGGTTTGAGGATTCAGTGGATTTCATTGGACTGGATGTTAAAATGGCTgaggaggctgctgctgcttcgTGCTCTAATAACAAAAGCAAAGCCGTGTTCCTGCCCGGTGGTGTGGGACACCATGCAAACGGACTGACGAAACCCGCAGGATCCGGAACCTTTTCTAACAGTAAACCCGGTGCTGCAAAGAAACTAGTCATCAAGAACTTCAAAG AAAAGCCCAAATTGCCAGAGAACTACACGCAGGAGACCTGGCAGAAGCTGAAGGAGGCAGTGGAGGCCATACAGAACAGCACTTCAATTAAGTACAATCTAGAGGAGCTCTATCAG GCTGTTGAGAACCTGTGCTCCCATAAGATATCTGCCAAACTTTACAAACAGCTGAGGGCCGTGTGTGAAGACCACATCAAGGCACAAATTGATCAATTCAGAGA GGATGCCCTGGACAGTGTGCTTTTCCTAAAGAAAATTGACAAGTGCTGGCAAGATCACTGCAGACAAATg ATCATGATTAGgagtatatttttgtttttggaccGCACCTATGTTTTACAAAATTCAATGCTGCCATCAATCTG GGACATGGGTCTGGAGCTGTTCAGGTTCTACATCATCAGTGATCTGAAGGTCCAGAGTAAAACTATCGACGGGATCTTGCTGCTTATTGAGAGGGAGCGAAATGGAGAGGCGATAGACCGCAGTCTACTGAGGAGCCTGCTGAGCATGCTCTCTGACCTGCAG ATTTACCAGGACTCTTTTGAGCAACGCTTTTTGGAGGAAACTAATTGTCTGTACGCTGCAGAGGGACAGAGGCTGATGCAGCAGAGAGAG gtcCCAGAATATCTCCATCATGTCAACAAGCGCTTAGAGGAGGAGGCTGACAGAGTCATCACATATCTGGACCAGAGCACACA aaAACCGCTCATTGCCACTGTGGAGAAGCAGTTGCTGGGTGAACATCTCACGGCAACTCTGCAAAAAG GGCTGACTCACCTGCTGGATGAGAACAGAATTCAGGATCTGTCTCTTCTCTATCAACTCTTCAGTCGAGTGCGAGGTGGCGTCCAGGTCCTCCTGCAGCACTGGATAGAGTACATAAAG GCTTTTGGAAGCACAATCGTAATAAatccagaaaaagacaaaacaatggtGCAAGAGTTGCTCGACTTCAAAGACAAGGTGGATCACGTCATCGACATATGCTTCATGAAGAACGAGAAGTTTGTCAACGCCATGAAGGAGGCTTTTGAAACATTCATCAACAAACGGCCAAATAAACCTGCAGAGCTCATAG CAAAACATGTGGATTCAAAGCTAAGGGCAGGAAACAAAGAAGCAACAGATGAAGAACTGGAGAAGATGCTGGATAAGATCATGATTATTTTTAGATTCATCTACG GAAAAGACGTTTTTGAGGCCTTTTATAAAAAGGATCTAGCCAAGAGGTTGCTGGTTGGAAAAAGTGCCTCTGTAGATGCTGAAAAGTCGATGTTGTCAAAGCTGAAACATG AATGTGGAGCAGCGTTCACCAGCAAACTGGAGGGGATGTTCAAAGATATGGAGCTTTCTAAAGACATCATGGTGCAGTTCAAACAG taTATGCAGTGCCAAAACATTCCAGGCAACATTGAGCTGACGGTGAACATCCTCACGATGGGTTACTGGCCAACCTATGTCCCAATGGAAGTGCACCTGCCTCCTGAG ATGGTGCGACTGCAGGAGATATTCAAGACCTTCTACCTGGGAAAACACAGTGGCAGGAAGCTGCAGTGGCAGTCAACACTCGGCCATTGTGTCTTAAAAGCGGAATATAAAGAG GGCAAGAAGGAGCTGCAGGTGTCACTTTTCCAAACACTTGTGCTACTGATGTTTAATGAAGGAGAGGAGTTCACCCTGGAGGAGATCAAACTGGCAACAGGAATAG AGGACAGTGAACTGCGCAGGACTCTGCAGTCACTTGCTTGTGGAAAAGCACGTGTCCTCACCAAAATCCCAAAAAGCAAAGATGTGGAGGACGGGGATAAGTTTTCTTGCAATGATGACTTTAAACACAAGCTCTTTAGGATCAAAATAAACCAGATCCAGATGAAAGAAACG GTGGAGGAGCAAGCCAGTACCACAGAACGGGTGTTTCAGGATCGTCAGTATCAGATCGATGCTGCCATCGTGAGGATCATGAAGATGCGGAAGACTCTGAGCCATAATCTCTTGATGTCTGAAGTGTACAACCAGCTTAAATTCCCCGTCAAG CCTGCTGACTTGAAGAAGAGGATAGAGTCTCTTATTGACAGGGACTATATGGAGCGTGACAAGGAGAACCCCAACCAGTACAACTATGTGgcttag